Proteins encoded together in one Peribacillus asahii window:
- the cobD gene encoding threonine-phosphate decarboxylase CobD, whose translation MALPTHGANPHYLYEALGMDMPSSYVDFSANINPLGPPSSLQEHWSRLFNSMIHYPDPHAVELTKLLAYKEQLSEHSILVGNGGAEMITLVARLLAGKKVLIIQPAFAEYAESCHAAGCDVSFYQLQEPNWELHIESLRPYLQKNDAVFLCTPNNPTGISFARESVRELIVECEQANCMVVIDEAFYDFTEDSFTYAPLLAQYKHVMILRSLTKIFAIPGLRLGYLLADAEMIQQLKPYKPHWSVNAIALEAGKLCLTEEIYVEKTRAYIHEQKQKLFSFFEEYEFDVSDSSINFYLLKDSKVKDSTAMLKFLLSRGIIPRHTYNFPGLDGRWLRFAIKSKRDNEVLMEGLREWRKQHSTL comes from the coding sequence ATGGCATTACCAACTCATGGAGCTAATCCGCATTACTTATATGAAGCGCTTGGAATGGACATGCCTTCATCCTATGTCGACTTTAGCGCGAACATTAATCCTCTAGGCCCTCCTTCTAGCTTACAAGAGCATTGGTCTCGTCTGTTTAACAGCATGATCCATTATCCAGATCCGCATGCTGTGGAGTTGACAAAACTTTTAGCTTATAAAGAGCAGCTTTCGGAACATTCTATTCTGGTTGGGAATGGCGGTGCAGAAATGATTACCCTTGTTGCGCGTTTGTTAGCGGGCAAGAAGGTGCTGATTATTCAGCCTGCTTTTGCTGAATATGCAGAAAGCTGTCACGCTGCGGGCTGTGATGTGAGTTTTTATCAGCTGCAAGAACCGAATTGGGAGTTACATATCGAGTCATTGCGTCCGTATTTGCAAAAAAATGATGCTGTTTTTTTATGTACACCGAATAATCCTACAGGTATTTCCTTCGCGAGAGAATCGGTTCGTGAACTCATTGTGGAATGTGAACAAGCGAACTGTATGGTTGTCATTGATGAGGCATTTTATGATTTTACAGAAGATTCTTTTACCTATGCACCACTTCTTGCTCAATATAAGCATGTTATGATTTTACGTTCGTTAACGAAAATTTTTGCCATTCCAGGTTTACGTTTAGGCTATTTATTAGCAGATGCAGAAATGATTCAGCAATTAAAACCGTATAAACCGCATTGGAGTGTTAATGCTATTGCACTAGAGGCAGGGAAGCTCTGTCTTACTGAAGAGATATACGTAGAGAAAACGAGGGCGTATATCCATGAGCAAAAACAGAAACTATTTTCGTTTTTTGAAGAATATGAGTTTGATGTTTCTGATAGTTCCATTAACTTTTACCTATTAAAAGATTCAAAAGTTAAAGATTCAACGGCGATGTTGAAATTTTTATTAAGCCGGGGGATTATCCCACGCCACACGTATAATTTTCCAGGATTAGATGGGAGATGGCTTCGTTTCGCGATTAAAAGTAAACGGGATAATGAAGTATTGATGGAGGGATTACGTGAATGGCGAAAGCAGCACTCTACTTTATAA
- the cbiB gene encoding adenosylcobinamide-phosphate synthase CbiB, with amino-acid sequence MILTHLYAITLAFFLDVLIGDPPKWPHPVKWIGTLISRLDQKLNTGHYKKQKGMVMLVIVLLLAFGLTVAITYLAYQLHMIAGIIVEAILIFTTIAQKSLRQAGMDVFRPLVEGDMSEARLKLSYIVGRDTDQLDEGEIVRGTVETVAENTSDGITAPLFWALIGGAPLAMVYRAINTCDSMVGYRNDKYGEFGWASAKLDDVVNWIPSRLTGFLMLLGYPSRYHQWKRRWLILWADAKRHPSPNSGWTEAAVASLLGIQLGGRNVYKGVVSYRAKMGQPLVPLKAIHIRKTISIMHFASVLFLILLWLGGLIYYGITNSWS; translated from the coding sequence ATGATACTAACTCATCTATATGCTATTACATTGGCGTTTTTCCTCGATGTATTGATTGGGGATCCTCCTAAGTGGCCGCATCCAGTCAAATGGATAGGGACGCTTATTAGCCGATTAGATCAAAAGTTAAATACAGGTCATTATAAGAAACAAAAAGGCATGGTCATGCTAGTGATTGTTTTGCTGCTAGCATTTGGATTAACGGTTGCGATTACCTATTTGGCTTATCAATTACATATGATTGCAGGAATCATTGTGGAAGCGATTTTAATTTTTACAACGATTGCTCAAAAAAGTCTTCGTCAGGCAGGGATGGACGTATTTCGTCCGCTTGTAGAGGGAGATATGTCAGAAGCTCGTTTAAAGCTTTCTTATATTGTTGGTCGTGATACGGATCAGCTGGATGAAGGTGAAATTGTTCGCGGAACGGTTGAAACAGTCGCCGAAAATACGAGTGACGGCATTACGGCTCCTTTATTTTGGGCTCTTATTGGCGGGGCTCCGCTAGCGATGGTGTACCGAGCGATTAATACATGCGATTCGATGGTTGGTTATCGCAATGATAAATACGGAGAGTTCGGCTGGGCATCTGCTAAGTTAGATGATGTTGTGAACTGGATACCGAGTCGACTAACAGGTTTTTTAATGCTGCTCGGTTATCCGTCACGCTATCATCAGTGGAAAAGGCGCTGGTTGATATTATGGGCAGATGCAAAGCGTCATCCAAGTCCAAATAGCGGATGGACAGAAGCGGCAGTGGCTTCTCTTTTAGGTATTCAATTGGGCGGTCGTAATGTGTATAAAGGCGTGGTTTCTTATCGTGCAAAAATGGGGCAGCCTCTTGTTCCATTAAAAGCCATTCATATTCGTAAGACAATCTCTATTATGCATTTCGCGTCGGTGCTTTTCTTAATACTGCTTTGGTTAGGGGGCTTGATTTATTATGGCATTACCAACTCATGGAGCTAA
- a CDS encoding heme ABC transporter ATP-binding protein, with product MLEVTGLSGGYYNHPVLDSVSFTVNKGELFGILGPNGSGKTTLLSMLSGVLAYEAGTIKIKGKSLKEYSAKQLAQVIAVLPQHSSLAFSYTVKETVSLGRYAHQKGLFHSWSDEDEAVVQKVMEQTGVADFSDYQFEQLSGGERQRVLLAQALAQEPEILFLDEPTNHLDLSYQKGLLDLMKKMAMEYELTVIAIFHDLNLAGLYCARLMLLEKGQVRVNDIPNEVLKQERIQQVYRTEIEKHPHPAIPRPQMFIVPDQHDSEKESCVINGEYLKVSDEMIQLHAPIPLRTMSSGVTGSGTGWHQAFVNRHVSHTYSCENHVEEMTDYLRSYGFEPSETVGMMTAVFLEAVSYRFLQGENFSIFVVVTAGVGNAVDASLADQHSDAPRPGTINTWIFINGHVAEEAFIHSIVTATEAKVKALHELGVKDPVTNTWATGTSTDSILIAATQRGERLQYAGTITPLGKLISRGVYDCTVEAIERNERVKRT from the coding sequence ATGCTTGAAGTAACGGGGTTATCGGGTGGGTATTATAATCACCCTGTCTTAGATTCGGTTTCTTTTACGGTAAATAAAGGGGAGTTGTTTGGAATACTCGGCCCAAATGGAAGCGGAAAAACAACACTCCTAAGCATGTTAAGCGGCGTGTTAGCTTATGAAGCCGGTACAATTAAAATTAAAGGCAAAAGTCTAAAGGAATATTCAGCAAAGCAATTAGCACAAGTGATTGCCGTTTTACCACAGCATTCTTCGCTTGCGTTTTCTTATACGGTGAAAGAAACCGTTTCACTCGGTCGATATGCCCATCAAAAAGGTCTATTTCATTCATGGTCAGACGAAGATGAAGCCGTTGTTCAGAAAGTAATGGAACAGACAGGGGTAGCCGATTTTAGCGATTATCAGTTTGAACAGTTATCTGGGGGAGAACGACAACGTGTATTGTTAGCCCAAGCACTTGCTCAAGAACCAGAAATTTTATTTCTAGATGAACCAACGAATCATCTCGATCTTTCCTATCAAAAAGGGCTGCTCGATTTAATGAAAAAGATGGCGATGGAGTATGAGCTAACGGTCATTGCTATTTTTCATGATTTAAATTTAGCTGGTTTATATTGTGCTCGTTTAATGCTGCTTGAAAAAGGCCAAGTAAGGGTAAACGACATTCCAAATGAGGTGCTAAAGCAAGAACGAATTCAGCAAGTATATCGAACAGAGATTGAAAAGCATCCACATCCAGCGATTCCAAGACCGCAAATGTTTATTGTCCCCGATCAGCATGATTCAGAGAAAGAATCATGTGTGATTAATGGGGAATATTTAAAGGTTTCAGATGAAATGATTCAATTACATGCCCCGATTCCATTGCGGACGATGTCTTCAGGAGTGACAGGTTCTGGAACTGGATGGCATCAGGCATTTGTGAATCGTCATGTGTCTCATACATATAGTTGTGAGAATCATGTAGAAGAAATGACGGATTATTTACGAAGTTATGGATTTGAACCGAGTGAAACAGTTGGCATGATGACAGCTGTTTTTTTAGAAGCGGTGTCTTATCGGTTTTTACAGGGAGAAAACTTCTCAATCTTTGTCGTTGTGACGGCGGGAGTCGGGAACGCAGTTGATGCTTCGCTTGCTGATCAACATTCAGATGCGCCAAGGCCAGGAACGATTAATACGTGGATATTTATCAACGGTCACGTAGCTGAAGAAGCATTCATTCATAGCATTGTCACGGCAACAGAAGCGAAAGTAAAAGCCTTACATGAACTTGGCGTGAAAGATCCAGTTACAAATACCTGGGCAACAGGAACATCAACAGATAGTATATTAATCGCCGCTACACAGCGAGGAGAGAGGCTTCAATATGCGGGTACAATTACGCCGCTCGGAAAGCTGATTAGTCGAGGTGTATACGATTGTACGGTTGAAGCAATTGAAAGAAATGAGCGGGTGAAGCGAACATGA
- a CDS encoding FecCD family ABC transporter permease has translation MLKQSIRKSLTNNKPLAYIIAVSFLLFSMMVGISIGSVSVPFLTLFQILGKEVFHLPIAAQPDTMFTNIVMNIRLPRVLLAGLVGASLAIAGAAFQGLLRNPLADPYTLGVSSGASVGAVATIFLGLSIPVLGSFTLPILSVIFSVVTIFCVLLFAKKMDRSMKVETIILTGIIFSSFLSAFISLMIALTGEELRQIIGWLMGSVSMRGWNYIVIILPFFVIGSLILMMNTQELNAMTFGENRAKHLGVNVQRRKLTILIAGSVLTGAAVAVSGTIGFVGLVIPHIIRQIWGPDHKHLLPLSLLIGSGFLILADLVARMVISPSELPIGVITSLIGAPAFALILLKRRRQGER, from the coding sequence TTGCTGAAGCAATCTATCCGGAAATCTTTAACTAATAATAAACCTTTAGCTTATATTATTGCCGTTAGTTTTCTACTATTCTCGATGATGGTAGGGATTTCAATTGGTTCAGTTTCGGTTCCTTTTCTCACATTATTTCAGATATTAGGTAAGGAAGTATTTCATTTACCCATTGCAGCACAACCAGATACGATGTTTACGAATATTGTCATGAATATTCGCTTGCCGCGTGTGTTGTTAGCGGGCTTAGTAGGGGCATCTCTCGCTATTGCGGGAGCTGCCTTTCAAGGTTTGTTGCGCAACCCGCTTGCCGATCCATATACATTAGGGGTCTCTTCAGGCGCATCTGTTGGAGCCGTTGCGACGATTTTTCTTGGACTTTCTATACCTGTTTTAGGTAGCTTTACACTTCCGATATTGAGCGTAATCTTTTCGGTCGTCACGATTTTTTGTGTACTTCTTTTTGCTAAAAAAATGGATCGATCGATGAAGGTTGAAACGATTATTTTAACAGGGATTATTTTTAGTTCATTTTTAAGTGCGTTCATTTCGCTCATGATTGCGTTAACAGGTGAGGAATTACGTCAAATTATCGGCTGGCTCATGGGGAGTGTGTCGATGCGCGGTTGGAACTATATTGTAATTATCCTGCCGTTTTTCGTTATCGGTTCACTGATTTTAATGATGAATACTCAGGAACTAAATGCCATGACATTTGGGGAAAATCGGGCGAAGCATTTAGGTGTGAATGTACAAAGACGGAAGTTAACTATTTTAATAGCAGGTTCTGTTTTAACCGGAGCTGCTGTTGCTGTATCAGGGACGATTGGCTTTGTTGGTCTCGTTATTCCTCATATTATTCGGCAAATTTGGGGACCGGATCATAAACATTTATTGCCGTTATCGTTACTCATCGGCAGTGGTTTTTTAATATTAGCTGATTTAGTCGCAAGGATGGTTATATCACCATCTGAATTGCCAATTGGCGTTATTACGTCTTTAATTGGTGCGCCGGCATTTGCTTTAATTTTACTAAAAAGAAGAAGGCAAGGGGAGAGATAA
- a CDS encoding ABC transporter substrate-binding protein, producing the protein MKKLSSLSAVLVLSVGLMAGCGDSSKEENASTSKGNEPTATQAFPVTIKDAAGEEVTIEKEPKKIVSLIPSNTEIVFELGAGDNVVGVSDNDNYPKEVEKIEKIGGMEMNTEKVIAMEPDLVLAHASNAHNGSEGIKQLKEVGIPVLVVNDSQNFEQVYESIEMIGQATGENEAAEELVQDMQEDLKEIEEKAKAVTEQDRKKVLIEVSPAPEIYSPGKNTFMNEMLQIIGADNVAGDLEGWAKIDEESMIAANPDVIVTTYGYYTEDPVAQVKSRNGWEDVTAIKQEQIYDVHSDLVTRSGPRLVEGVEELAEAIYPEIFN; encoded by the coding sequence ATGAAAAAATTATCTAGTTTGTCAGCTGTGTTAGTACTTTCGGTAGGTCTTATGGCAGGATGTGGTGATTCTTCTAAAGAAGAAAATGCTTCAACTTCTAAAGGGAATGAACCAACTGCTACTCAAGCTTTTCCGGTGACAATTAAGGATGCTGCAGGTGAAGAAGTGACAATTGAAAAAGAGCCGAAAAAAATTGTTTCCCTTATTCCGAGCAACACAGAAATTGTTTTTGAACTAGGGGCAGGTGACAATGTTGTCGGTGTTTCAGATAACGATAATTATCCAAAAGAAGTAGAGAAGATTGAGAAAATCGGCGGCATGGAGATGAATACGGAGAAGGTAATTGCAATGGAGCCGGATTTAGTGCTGGCTCATGCCTCTAATGCTCATAATGGAAGCGAAGGAATTAAACAATTAAAAGAAGTAGGTATTCCAGTACTAGTCGTTAATGATTCACAAAACTTTGAACAGGTCTATGAATCCATTGAAATGATTGGTCAAGCAACAGGTGAAAACGAAGCAGCAGAAGAACTTGTTCAAGATATGCAGGAAGATTTAAAGGAGATTGAAGAAAAAGCGAAGGCTGTGACAGAGCAGGACCGTAAGAAAGTGTTGATTGAAGTGTCGCCAGCACCTGAAATTTACTCTCCGGGTAAAAATACATTTATGAATGAAATGCTGCAAATCATTGGAGCAGATAATGTAGCAGGAGATCTTGAAGGCTGGGCTAAAATTGATGAAGAATCAATGATTGCTGCTAATCCAGATGTAATCGTTACGACTTATGGATACTACACAGAAGACCCAGTTGCTCAAGTGAAAAGCCGCAACGGGTGGGAAGATGTTACAGCGATTAAACAGGAACAGATCTATGATGTGCATTCTGATTTAGTTACTCGTTCTGGCCCACGTTTAGTAGAGGGAGTAGAGGAACTTGCTGAAGCAATCTATCCGGAAATCTTTAACTAA